From a region of the Bradyrhizobium sp. KBS0727 genome:
- a CDS encoding DUF1476 domain-containing protein, whose amino-acid sequence MTTFDKREDGFEKKFALDEELKFKAEARRNKLLGQLIAEKLGLSGDAAAAYAKDVVAAVFEGDGDVLHKVLGDIKAKGVDLTERDLRDRMDALMAEAVAQVKAGT is encoded by the coding sequence ATGACCACTTTCGACAAGCGCGAGGACGGTTTCGAGAAGAAGTTCGCCCTCGACGAGGAGCTGAAATTCAAGGCCGAAGCGCGCCGCAACAAGCTGCTCGGGCAGTTGATCGCGGAAAAACTCGGCTTGTCGGGCGACGCCGCTGCCGCCTATGCGAAGGATGTGGTTGCCGCGGTATTCGAGGGCGACGGCGACGTGCTTCACAAGGTGCTCGGCGACATCAAGGCCAAGGGCGTCGACCTCACCGAGCGGGATCTGCGCGACAGGATGGATGCCCTGATGGCCGAGGCGGTCGCGCAGGTAAAAGCGGGGACGTAA
- the purS gene encoding phosphoribosylformylglycinamidine synthase subunit PurS: MKARVTVTLKSGILDPQGKAIEGALKSLGVDGVASVRQGKVFDIELSGSDKAKAEAALKAAADKLLANTVIENYAIEVKN, encoded by the coding sequence ATGAAAGCACGCGTTACCGTTACATTGAAATCCGGCATTCTCGATCCGCAGGGCAAGGCCATCGAAGGCGCGCTGAAATCGCTTGGCGTCGATGGAGTCGCCAGCGTGCGTCAGGGCAAGGTGTTCGACATCGAACTTTCCGGCTCCGACAAGGCCAAGGCGGAGGCGGCCCTGAAAGCCGCCGCCGACAAGCTGCTGGCCAACACCGTGATCGAGAATTATGCTATTGAGGTGAAGAACTAG
- the purC gene encoding phosphoribosylaminoimidazolesuccinocarboxamide synthase — protein sequence MSRRRRIYEGKAKVLYEGPEPGTLIQHFKDDATAFNAKKHQVIEGKGVLNNRISEYLFQHLNDIGVPTHFIRRLNMREQLIREVEIVPLEVVVRNVAAGSLSQRLGIEEGTQLPRSIIEFYYKNDQLNDPMVSEEHITAFGWATPQEIDDIMALAIRVNDFLTGLFLGIGIRLVDFKMECGRLFENDMMRIIVADEISPDSCRLWDIKSNEKLDKDRFRRDLGGLLEAYTEVAKRLGILMENERPAGSGPVLVKS from the coding sequence ATGAGCCGTCGACGCCGCATTTATGAAGGCAAGGCCAAGGTCCTGTATGAAGGCCCGGAACCGGGAACCCTGATCCAGCACTTCAAGGACGATGCGACCGCGTTCAATGCCAAGAAACACCAGGTGATCGAGGGCAAGGGCGTCCTCAACAACCGGATTTCGGAGTACCTGTTTCAGCACCTCAACGATATCGGGGTGCCGACCCATTTCATCCGCCGCCTCAACATGCGCGAGCAGCTGATTCGCGAGGTCGAGATCGTGCCGCTCGAGGTGGTGGTGCGGAACGTGGCGGCGGGATCGCTGTCGCAGCGCCTCGGCATCGAGGAAGGCACCCAGCTGCCGCGCTCGATCATCGAGTTCTATTACAAGAACGACCAGCTCAACGACCCGATGGTCTCGGAAGAGCACATCACGGCGTTCGGCTGGGCCACGCCGCAGGAAATCGACGACATCATGGCGCTCGCCATCCGCGTCAACGACTTCCTGACCGGGCTGTTCCTCGGCATCGGCATCCGCCTCGTCGATTTCAAGATGGAATGCGGCCGCCTGTTCGAAAACGACATGATGCGCATCATCGTCGCCGACGAGATCTCGCCGGACTCCTGCCGGCTGTGGGATATCAAGTCGAACGAGAAGCTCGACAAGGATCGTTTCCGCCGGGATCTCGGCGGACTGCTGGAGGCCTATACCGAAGTCGCCAAGCGTCTGGGCATCCTGATGGAGAACGAGCGTCCGGCCGGCAGCGGCCCGGTGCTCGTGAAGAGCTAG
- the purQ gene encoding phosphoribosylformylglycinamidine synthase subunit PurQ, with protein sequence MKSAVLVFPGINRERDMARALKLASGRESAMVWHAETALPKGTDLVVVPGGFSYGDYLRCGAIAARAPVMDAVRAFAAEGGLVLGVCNGFQILCEAGLLPGVLMRNARLKFICKDVHLRVERSDTPFTRGYNAGQVIRVPVAHGEGNYEADEETVKRLEAEGRVLYRYCSADGVVDENSNINGAADSIAGIVNERGNVLGMMPHPENHVEDIMGCTDGRGLFAGLVAHLEKAA encoded by the coding sequence ATGAAATCAGCCGTACTCGTCTTTCCTGGAATCAATCGCGAGCGCGACATGGCGCGCGCGCTCAAGCTTGCATCGGGCCGTGAGTCCGCGATGGTCTGGCATGCCGAGACCGCGTTGCCCAAAGGCACCGACCTCGTGGTCGTGCCCGGCGGATTTTCCTATGGCGACTATCTGCGCTGTGGGGCGATCGCCGCGCGCGCCCCTGTCATGGACGCGGTGCGGGCGTTTGCTGCCGAAGGCGGCCTCGTGCTCGGGGTCTGCAACGGCTTTCAGATCCTCTGTGAAGCAGGTCTCTTGCCCGGTGTGCTGATGCGCAACGCGCGGCTGAAATTCATCTGCAAGGATGTGCATCTGCGGGTCGAACGCTCCGACACGCCGTTCACGCGCGGCTACAATGCCGGCCAGGTCATTCGGGTGCCGGTCGCCCATGGCGAAGGCAACTACGAGGCCGACGAGGAGACCGTGAAGCGGCTCGAGGCCGAGGGGCGGGTGCTTTACCGCTATTGCTCCGCCGATGGCGTGGTCGACGAGAATTCCAACATCAATGGTGCTGCGGATTCGATTGCCGGCATCGTCAACGAGCGCGGCAATGTGCTCGGCATGATGCCGCATCCGGAAAACCACGTCGAAGACATCATGGGCTGCACCGATGGCCGTGGCCTGTTTGCCGGCCTTGTGGCGCACCTGGAGAAGGCGGCGTGA
- a CDS encoding tripartite tricarboxylate transporter substrate-binding protein, whose amino-acid sequence MNSFVARLAVALAALSFVTGAHAQDFPKHPITMIVPFAAGGTSDVIARAVAEEMGKALGQPVVIENVAGAGGSTALARAARAEADGYTIAIGNAGTSAATYTIYPKLPFTPDSFAPIAMVAKTFGVVALRKDFPAKNLQEFIAYAKSNPGKINLGHAGVGSSNFLICKSFVQAAGIDVTLVGYRGAAPALTDAIGGQIDGVCDAAASVSQAIDDKLVRGLVVGSTVRLATLPDLPTSAEAGLPDFEAQGWNGLFAPKGTPPAVVEKLNAAAKTAVESEPVKKRFHDLSTVAPEANEHTPDVLGKLVTLDVEKYRKLLEEKK is encoded by the coding sequence GTGAATTCGTTCGTGGCCAGACTTGCGGTCGCGCTTGCGGCGCTCTCGTTCGTGACCGGCGCGCATGCGCAGGATTTTCCAAAACATCCCATCACCATGATCGTGCCGTTCGCGGCCGGCGGCACCTCGGATGTGATCGCGCGCGCGGTCGCCGAGGAGATGGGCAAGGCGCTGGGCCAGCCGGTCGTGATCGAGAATGTCGCGGGTGCCGGCGGCTCGACTGCGCTGGCACGCGCCGCGCGCGCCGAAGCTGATGGTTACACCATCGCGATCGGCAATGCCGGCACCAGTGCCGCGACCTATACGATCTATCCGAAGCTGCCGTTCACACCGGATTCCTTTGCGCCGATCGCCATGGTGGCGAAGACCTTCGGTGTCGTCGCGCTGCGCAAGGATTTCCCGGCCAAGAACCTGCAGGAATTCATCGCCTATGCGAAGAGCAATCCCGGCAAGATCAATCTCGGCCACGCCGGTGTCGGCTCGTCGAACTTCCTGATCTGCAAGAGCTTCGTGCAGGCCGCCGGCATCGACGTCACGCTGGTCGGCTATCGCGGCGCGGCGCCGGCGCTGACGGACGCGATTGGCGGACAGATCGACGGCGTTTGCGACGCCGCCGCCTCGGTGTCGCAGGCGATCGACGACAAACTGGTCAGGGGCCTCGTGGTCGGCTCGACCGTGCGGCTCGCGACCTTACCCGATCTCCCGACGTCGGCGGAAGCCGGCCTTCCCGACTTCGAGGCGCAGGGCTGGAACGGCCTGTTCGCGCCGAAGGGAACGCCGCCGGCGGTCGTCGAGAAACTGAACGCGGCGGCGAAGACCGCCGTCGAAAGCGAGCCGGTGAAAAAGCGCTTTCATGACCTCTCTACCGTCGCCCCCGAAGCCAACGAGCACACGCCCGACGTGCTCGGGAAATTGGTGACGCTCGACGTCGAGAAATATCGCAAGCTGCTGGAAGAGAAGAAATAG
- the cynS gene encoding cyanase, giving the protein MKRSDLTEKLLDIKREKGWSWKHICEKIGGYSEVLIVGAILGQMKLTKPQAANAAELFGLSKSETAMLNEVPMRGTGTPMPPTDPLIYRFYEMVMVNGPAWKALIEEEFGDGIMSAIDFDMVMERVANPKGDRVKISMSGKFLPYKYYGASGNVPEYGFKEE; this is encoded by the coding sequence ATGAAGCGATCCGACCTCACCGAAAAGCTGCTCGACATCAAGCGCGAGAAGGGCTGGAGCTGGAAGCACATCTGCGAAAAGATCGGCGGCTATTCCGAAGTGCTGATCGTCGGCGCCATTCTCGGCCAGATGAAATTGACAAAACCGCAGGCCGCCAACGCCGCCGAGCTGTTCGGGCTGTCGAAATCCGAGACCGCGATGCTGAACGAAGTGCCGATGCGCGGCACCGGCACGCCGATGCCGCCGACCGATCCCTTGATCTACCGCTTCTACGAAATGGTGATGGTCAACGGCCCGGCCTGGAAGGCGCTGATCGAGGAGGAATTCGGTGACGGCATCATGTCGGCGATCGATTTCGACATGGTGATGGAGCGCGTCGCCAATCCGAAGGGCGACCGGGTCAAGATTTCGATGTCCGGAAAATTCCTGCCGTACAAGTATTACGGCGCCAGCGGCAACGTGCCGGAGTATGGGTTTAAGGAAGAGTAA
- a CDS encoding DMT family transporter, with amino-acid sequence MEGEPTPASPPDPTGVAKAARGWRDYALLLALACCWSSTYPLTKIGLGSIPPITFISARSLIAALFLLAILYARGLRIPTDIKAWKLFAFQQTINSTIPFLMITWAQQFVPAAPTVVLASTTPIFAFLITWGITRHEPATLLKLAGALLGLAGTAVIIGLDALGGLSANLFAEMVILLATVSFACATIFGLRLSDYDPTVVAAGSLLFGGTLLLPVALVVEHPWTLHPTSEALIATATMGIFSSAFGLMLFYMCLVRLGTLTTNAQAYLRIPIGVGLSVLLLGETVPANLALGLVLVMAGVAAMTIPADKYRLWLNRFVR; translated from the coding sequence ATCGAAGGCGAACCAACGCCTGCATCACCGCCGGATCCGACCGGTGTTGCAAAAGCCGCGCGCGGCTGGCGCGATTATGCGTTGCTGCTGGCGCTGGCCTGCTGTTGGAGTTCGACCTACCCGCTGACTAAGATCGGGCTCGGGTCGATCCCGCCGATCACCTTCATCTCGGCGCGTTCGCTGATCGCAGCACTGTTCTTGCTCGCGATCCTGTACGCGCGGGGCCTGCGGATCCCGACCGACATCAAGGCCTGGAAGCTGTTCGCCTTCCAGCAAACCATCAATTCGACGATTCCGTTCCTGATGATCACCTGGGCGCAGCAATTTGTGCCGGCAGCCCCGACCGTGGTGCTGGCCTCGACGACGCCGATCTTCGCGTTCCTGATCACCTGGGGCATCACCCGGCACGAGCCGGCTACCCTGCTCAAGCTCGCCGGCGCGCTGCTGGGTCTTGCGGGCACTGCCGTGATCATCGGTCTCGACGCGCTGGGCGGGCTCTCCGCGAATCTGTTCGCCGAGATGGTGATCCTGCTCGCCACCGTCTCGTTTGCCTGCGCGACGATTTTCGGATTACGGCTGTCCGATTACGACCCGACGGTGGTCGCGGCCGGATCGCTGCTGTTCGGCGGCACGCTTCTGTTGCCGGTCGCGCTCGTCGTCGAGCATCCCTGGACACTGCACCCGACAAGCGAGGCCCTGATCGCCACCGCCACGATGGGAATCTTCTCCAGCGCGTTCGGATTGATGCTGTTCTATATGTGCCTGGTCCGGCTCGGCACGCTGACCACCAATGCACAAGCCTATTTGCGGATTCCGATCGGCGTCGGCCTCTCGGTGCTGCTGCTCGGCGAGACCGTGCCGGCCAATCTCGCGCTCGGCCTCGTGCTCGTGATGGCCGGCGTCGCCGCCATGACCATTCCGGCCGACAAATACCGGCTTTGGCTCAACCGGTTCGTCCGTTGA
- a CDS encoding PaaI family thioesterase — protein sequence MNELPKNAFRHRPDLHVETEGEFEGWRTWTRDSFETHNGPFWHRIDENGKVQCAFRVEAKHLNGMRNVHGGAFMSFADYCLFAIASSHLESPGVTVGFSCEFLDAAREGELIECDGEVTRAGGSLIFLRGTLKSADRSLFTFSGTIKRVKRKPPTAASVATP from the coding sequence GTGAACGAGCTCCCCAAAAATGCATTCCGCCACCGCCCCGATCTGCACGTCGAAACCGAGGGCGAATTCGAGGGCTGGCGCACCTGGACCCGTGACAGTTTTGAGACCCATAACGGGCCGTTCTGGCACCGGATCGACGAAAACGGCAAGGTGCAATGCGCGTTCCGGGTCGAAGCGAAGCACCTCAACGGCATGCGCAACGTCCATGGGGGCGCCTTCATGTCGTTCGCCGATTATTGCCTGTTCGCGATCGCCTCGTCCCACCTCGAGAGCCCGGGCGTCACGGTCGGCTTTTCCTGCGAATTCCTCGACGCCGCCCGCGAGGGCGAATTGATCGAATGCGACGGCGAGGTCACCCGCGCCGGCGGTTCGCTGATCTTTCTGCGCGGCACGCTGAAATCCGCCGATCGTTCGCTGTTCACTTTTTCCGGCACCATCAAGCGGGTGAAGCGAAAGCCGCCAACGGCGGCATCCGTCGCGACACCGTAG